From Draconibacterium halophilum, one genomic window encodes:
- the uvrA gene encoding excinuclease ABC subunit UvrA produces MSNRKNAKYIEIQNARVHNLKNISLKITRNKFIVVTGVSGSGKSSLAFDTLFAEGQRRYVESLSSYARQFLGRINKPEVDFINGIPPAIAIEQKVNTRNPRSTVGTSTEIYDYLKLLYARIGQTISPVSGHAVSRNSVTDVVDYINSFDEGTRLIIVAPLQTKNGRTILQEVELLMQQGFSRIETNDEIKRIDELVKSETEDFCNGSCNLVIDRAAVKHDEDTQSRLADSVQTAFYEGHGECLVKIYQKGGTESKNFSNRFEADGIEFEEPTVHMFSFNNPVGACPTCEGYGKVIGIDEDLVIPNKSLSIYQDAIACWKGEKMSQWKNELIYSADKFNFPIHKPFYELSEEQKFLIWTGNKYFEGLNQFFKHLEEGSYKIQYRVMLSRYRGKTVCPECKGSRLKKEAGYVKVSGKSLQEIVLMPVSELKEFFLQINLSDYERDVAKRILIEINNRLEFLNDVGLGYLRLNRLSSTLSGGESQRINLATSLGSSLVGSLYILDEPSIGLHSRDTEKLLKVLRRLQKIGNTVLVVEHDEEIIRAADEVIDIGPMAGQHGGEVVFQGTHTDLVKNPKSLTTKYLTGIENIPVPKQRRKWTNAIEVVGARENNLKNISVKFPLNTLTVITGVSGSGKSSLISKILTPALTKILGEYGEKTGHHDAILGDYKMIKAIEFIDQNPIGKSSRSNPVTYLKAYDEIRRLFSDQQASKIQGLKPSHFSFNVDGGRCDECQGEGTIKVEMQFLADVYLICESCGGKRFKEDILDVKYNDLNIDDILNLTVNAAIELFKQGKTSTEKKITKRLQPLQDVGLGYIKLGQASSTLSGGESQRVKLASFLAKEKDSPTLFIFDEPTTGLHFHDIRKLLDSFNALISRGHSILIIEHNMDVIKSADWVIDLGPEGGDKGGTLVFEGTPEELVKIEGSYTGEALKEKL; encoded by the coding sequence ATGTCGAATAGAAAAAATGCTAAATACATTGAGATTCAGAACGCTAGAGTTCATAATCTGAAAAATATTAGCTTAAAAATAACTCGAAATAAATTCATCGTAGTAACCGGTGTTTCCGGTTCCGGGAAGTCGTCGCTGGCTTTCGACACACTTTTTGCAGAAGGCCAGCGCCGCTATGTTGAAAGCCTGTCGTCGTATGCGCGACAGTTTCTTGGACGTATAAATAAACCCGAAGTTGATTTTATTAACGGGATTCCGCCAGCAATTGCTATCGAACAAAAGGTAAACACACGAAATCCACGTTCAACAGTTGGAACATCAACCGAAATTTACGATTACCTAAAACTGCTTTACGCACGTATCGGTCAAACCATTTCTCCGGTTTCCGGACATGCAGTTTCGAGAAACAGTGTAACCGATGTTGTTGACTACATCAACAGTTTTGATGAAGGAACCCGCCTGATTATTGTAGCGCCGTTGCAAACAAAAAACGGACGGACGATTCTGCAAGAGGTTGAGTTGCTGATGCAACAAGGATTTTCGCGTATCGAGACCAACGACGAGATTAAACGTATTGACGAATTAGTAAAGTCGGAAACAGAAGACTTTTGTAATGGCAGTTGCAACCTGGTTATCGATCGTGCTGCAGTGAAACACGACGAAGACACGCAAAGCAGACTGGCCGATTCGGTTCAAACCGCTTTTTACGAAGGACACGGAGAATGTTTGGTTAAGATATATCAAAAAGGAGGTACGGAGTCAAAAAACTTCTCGAACCGTTTTGAGGCCGACGGAATTGAATTTGAAGAGCCAACGGTTCATATGTTTAGTTTTAACAACCCGGTTGGAGCCTGCCCTACTTGCGAAGGATACGGGAAAGTTATTGGTATTGATGAAGACCTTGTTATTCCGAATAAGTCGCTATCGATTTACCAGGATGCCATTGCCTGTTGGAAAGGCGAAAAAATGAGCCAATGGAAAAACGAGTTGATCTATTCTGCCGATAAATTCAACTTCCCAATTCACAAGCCATTTTATGAGCTTAGCGAAGAACAGAAATTCCTGATATGGACCGGAAATAAATACTTCGAAGGTTTAAACCAGTTTTTCAAACACCTTGAAGAAGGAAGTTACAAGATACAATACCGTGTAATGTTATCGCGTTACCGCGGAAAAACGGTATGCCCCGAGTGTAAAGGTAGCCGCTTGAAAAAAGAAGCTGGCTACGTAAAAGTTTCAGGAAAATCGCTTCAGGAAATTGTTTTAATGCCTGTTTCCGAACTTAAGGAATTCTTTCTTCAAATAAATTTAAGCGATTATGAAAGAGATGTTGCAAAACGTATCCTTATCGAGATTAATAACCGCCTTGAGTTTTTAAACGATGTCGGTTTGGGCTACCTCAGACTTAACCGATTGTCGTCCACCTTATCAGGTGGTGAATCGCAGCGAATAAACCTGGCAACCTCGCTGGGAAGCAGCTTGGTGGGCTCGCTTTATATTTTGGATGAACCCAGTATCGGACTTCATTCGAGAGACACTGAAAAACTCTTAAAAGTATTACGTCGACTGCAAAAAATTGGCAACACAGTGCTTGTGGTTGAGCACGACGAAGAAATCATTCGTGCGGCCGACGAAGTAATTGATATTGGTCCGATGGCCGGACAACACGGTGGAGAAGTCGTTTTTCAGGGAACGCATACGGATCTGGTAAAAAACCCGAAAAGTCTGACCACAAAATACCTAACAGGAATTGAAAATATACCGGTTCCTAAACAGCGAAGAAAGTGGACCAATGCTATTGAGGTTGTTGGGGCACGCGAAAATAACCTGAAAAATATTTCGGTTAAATTTCCGCTGAATACATTAACTGTTATTACCGGAGTTAGTGGTTCCGGAAAATCATCGTTAATATCGAAAATCCTCACCCCTGCACTCACAAAAATATTGGGCGAATATGGTGAAAAAACCGGTCATCACGATGCGATTTTAGGTGATTACAAAATGATTAAAGCAATAGAATTTATTGATCAAAATCCGATTGGAAAATCATCACGATCAAACCCTGTCACCTACCTGAAAGCCTATGATGAGATCAGAAGATTATTCTCGGATCAACAGGCATCAAAAATACAGGGTTTAAAGCCATCGCACTTTTCATTTAATGTTGATGGTGGCCGTTGCGACGAATGCCAGGGTGAAGGAACGATTAAAGTTGAAATGCAGTTTTTGGCCGATGTGTATCTGATTTGTGAAAGCTGTGGTGGGAAACGTTTTAAAGAGGATATTTTAGATGTAAAATATAACGACCTGAATATTGACGACATTCTGAACCTCACAGTAAATGCAGCCATTGAGCTGTTTAAACAAGGAAAAACTTCGACTGAAAAGAAAATTACCAAACGTCTGCAACCATTGCAGGATGTTGGGTTGGGCTATATAAAACTGGGACAGGCATCGAGCACACTTTCGGGAGGTGAAAGTCAGCGTGTAAAACTGGCCTCTTTCCTCGCCAAAGAAAAAGATTCGCCTACCCTGTTTATTTTCGACGAACCTACCACGGGACTGCATTTCCACGATATCCGCAAACTGCTCGATTCGTTTAATGCGCTGATTTCGCGTGGTCATTCCATTCTTATCATCGAGCACAACATGGATGTAATTAAATCAGCCGACTGGGTTATCGATCTCGGGCCGGAAGGTGGCGACAAAGGAGGAACCCTTGTTTTTGAGGGTACACCGGAAGAATTGGTAAAAATTGAAGGTTCGTATACAGGGGAAGCTTTAAAAGAGAAGTTATAA
- a CDS encoding YggS family pyridoxal phosphate-dependent enzyme — MDIAKNIREITEKLPKNVRLVAVSKTKPNEDILEAYNAGQRIFGENKVQDLTKKYEELPNDIEWHFIGHPQSNKVKYIAPFISLIHGVDSVKLLKTINKEAIKNDRVIDVLLQFHIAEESTKFGLSPDEADELLTSEAFTQLKNVRIIGVMGMATYTDDKDQVRNEFRVLKGIFNSLKNKYFSDSEFFTEISMGMSGDYPLAIEEGSTLIRVGSKIFGARNY, encoded by the coding sequence ATGGATATAGCGAAAAATATCAGAGAAATTACTGAAAAATTACCTAAAAATGTGCGCTTGGTAGCTGTTTCAAAAACAAAACCCAATGAGGATATTTTGGAAGCTTATAATGCCGGTCAACGAATTTTTGGCGAAAATAAAGTACAGGATTTAACCAAAAAATACGAAGAACTTCCGAACGATATTGAGTGGCATTTTATCGGCCATCCGCAAAGCAACAAGGTAAAATATATTGCGCCGTTTATTTCGCTGATTCATGGTGTTGATTCCGTTAAGCTGTTAAAAACCATTAATAAAGAGGCGATTAAAAACGATCGGGTAATCGATGTGTTGTTGCAGTTTCATATTGCGGAAGAAAGTACAAAATTTGGCTTGTCGCCCGATGAGGCTGATGAATTGCTAACTTCAGAAGCTTTTACGCAGCTAAAAAATGTACGGATTATCGGGGTGATGGGAATGGCCACTTACACCGATGATAAAGATCAGGTACGGAATGAATTTCGCGTGTTAAAAGGTATTTTTAATTCGCTGAAAAATAAATACTTTTCCGATTCCGAATTTTTTACCGAGATTTCGATGGGTATGTCGGGCGATTATCCGCTTGCTATTGAAGAGGGAAGCACACTTATTCGTGTGGGAAGTAAAATTTTTGGAGCACGAAATTATTAG
- a CDS encoding type IX secretion system membrane protein PorP/SprF: MRIAPKILLCFILLFSGLYSGAQSETYLLPFGNRVEINPSLAGLNKNNSYHTGNQYYFVNSEQTYNRFYASWDSWSDKLKGGVALNFSQGMISERNINTTSFGFSYSGFPIKTNNGKILFSVGTNIVAATKQWTVAFLDQVITDENDVSSLPGKTFLRYSILKPQIGFLWTNNNMQLGLTAAMPYRVEIATDAIEPQESATPASLTLYISKKIDQRIRDLYSRPFRLSPELVVFYHEEYVFSRLQLLSEHTDKTWGFFVQNDYTNNIHTLGGTIGYQHNFMRFNLNAGMGIPGISDHPGFLCELSLNIVVPPTNNSKNNPWAPRKN; this comes from the coding sequence TTGCGCATTGCACCCAAAATATTACTTTGTTTTATCCTGTTATTTTCAGGATTGTATAGTGGTGCGCAATCAGAAACTTACCTTCTGCCATTTGGCAACCGGGTAGAAATAAATCCTTCGCTGGCCGGACTAAACAAGAATAATTCGTATCACACCGGTAATCAATATTATTTTGTAAACAGCGAACAAACCTACAACCGTTTTTATGCGTCGTGGGACTCCTGGTCCGATAAGTTAAAAGGAGGTGTAGCCCTGAATTTTAGCCAGGGAATGATAAGCGAACGAAACATAAATACCACATCGTTTGGTTTTTCGTATTCCGGATTCCCTATAAAAACAAACAATGGGAAGATACTTTTCTCAGTGGGTACAAATATTGTTGCGGCAACAAAACAATGGACAGTTGCCTTTCTCGACCAGGTAATTACCGATGAGAATGATGTTTCGAGTCTTCCGGGAAAGACATTTCTCAGGTACTCGATTTTAAAACCTCAAATAGGTTTTTTATGGACAAACAACAACATGCAACTTGGGTTAACCGCAGCCATGCCATATCGGGTAGAAATTGCCACCGATGCCATTGAGCCGCAGGAATCGGCAACTCCTGCAAGCCTTACGCTTTACATCTCAAAAAAAATTGATCAACGAATTCGAGACCTCTATTCGCGGCCCTTCCGCTTGTCGCCGGAACTTGTGGTTTTCTATCACGAAGAATATGTTTTTAGCCGGTTGCAGTTACTCTCGGAACACACCGATAAAACATGGGGATTTTTTGTTCAGAACGACTATACAAACAATATCCACACCTTGGGTGGAACAATTGGATACCAACATAATTTTATGCGCTTTAACCTCAATGCCGGAATGGGAATACCGGGTATTTCTGACCATCCCGGCTTTCTGTGCGAACTATCATTAAACATTGTTGTTCCGCCTACCAATAATTCAAAAAATAACCCCTGGGCACCCCGCAAAAACTAA
- a CDS encoding dihydroorotate dehydrogenase-like protein, with protein MANLETTYLGLKLKNPLVAASSGLTSSVEKIKELADAGIGAIVLKSIFEEQINNEVTSMLAKDQHNVDYPEAEDYIKNYLRDNTVTKHLELVKKAKEAVDVPIIASVNCVSSKEWTTFAKDFEEAGADAIELNIFYLPTDRHEKPGMIEQLYLDVLEKVKKEVSIPVSVKFGLNHSNIIGMADKLKANGAAGVVMFNRFYEPDINLDKLELVASEIFSSPSDLRRSLRWVGIVSSSVTRLDIAASTGIHDGDAVIKQLLAGAQVAQLCSTLYVNGAQVVNGMLDDLTAFMKKWNFKSIDDFRGRLSYKNIPDPMVYERSQFMKYFSNRK; from the coding sequence ATGGCAAATTTAGAGACTACATACCTCGGGCTGAAACTTAAAAACCCTTTGGTTGCAGCCAGTTCGGGACTAACCAGTTCGGTCGAAAAAATTAAAGAACTTGCCGATGCCGGTATTGGTGCTATTGTGCTGAAATCGATTTTCGAAGAACAAATAAATAACGAAGTAACCAGTATGCTTGCTAAAGACCAGCATAATGTGGATTATCCTGAAGCAGAAGATTATATTAAAAATTACCTGCGCGATAATACGGTTACCAAACATCTGGAACTGGTAAAAAAAGCAAAAGAAGCTGTTGATGTACCAATTATTGCCAGCGTAAATTGTGTGTCGTCGAAAGAATGGACCACTTTTGCTAAAGATTTTGAAGAAGCAGGTGCCGATGCCATCGAACTGAATATTTTTTATTTGCCAACCGATAGACATGAAAAGCCGGGAATGATCGAACAACTTTATCTCGATGTGCTTGAAAAAGTAAAAAAAGAGGTAAGTATTCCGGTGTCGGTTAAGTTTGGATTGAATCACAGCAATATTATTGGCATGGCCGACAAGCTAAAAGCAAATGGTGCTGCCGGAGTTGTTATGTTTAACCGTTTTTACGAGCCTGATATCAACCTTGATAAACTGGAGTTAGTGGCTTCAGAGATCTTTAGTTCTCCGTCTGATCTTCGTCGTTCGTTACGCTGGGTGGGTATTGTTTCATCGTCGGTTACCCGTTTAGATATTGCGGCGTCAACCGGAATTCATGATGGCGATGCGGTAATTAAACAATTGCTGGCAGGTGCTCAGGTTGCTCAACTTTGTTCTACATTGTATGTAAACGGCGCACAGGTTGTAAATGGTATGTTGGACGATTTAACAGCTTTTATGAAGAAGTGGAATTTTAAGTCGATCGACGATTTCAGAGGCCGACTTTCTTATAAAAATATCCCGGATCCAATGGTTTATGAGCGCTCGCAATTCATGAAATATTTCTCTAATAGAAAATAA
- a CDS encoding PKD domain-containing protein: protein MIDIKPVFLCLLLWFLGCTGFVLGQNVPVIENTDTEPIVYCSDSVYVARNISLQNIQIDAADKGMKVSIVNYERDEDKLGYEPVASLNYNWNNSKGTLEISGTATDEQYQEAISKVYYYNESGTRSVGFREFAISLLDADYLPHTKHFYQFISDRGIRWTEAKTAAENRTYYGLQGYLATILYGVENDFIYSKIDGVGWIGANDAKTQGEWIWATGPEAGTQFWQGTSGGTTIGGNYANWNTGEPNNLRKSWGDYENYAHMVVAPGSKAKSWNDLSDEGDRNDPDGYYYPQGYVVEFGGLENLELQLSATAYIEVRESKRPELDYTKIQTLFCGTMSATVDLIFLDSNPLVELTPLDADATVDDGLTLKPTISVPDYGKYYFQLNTIDQASCPYSDTVMFEFHNQPEAIFDLDSNECYGYNLQLSYIGEIVEETEFTWYYNDAEFDSGIGLDSITLPLGFENIDRSVALKVNEQGCIDTSSPQEVKVKPNIIVSVENPEGCSPITAEFTATTNKPAETYLWDFNDGNTTTDQSPIHTFLNPDDVRKTFDISLTVIDLNGCENTAVYDTLVKVYPVPAAGFDFYPEEVLITNPQVNFTNTSHAASLYFWDFGDSTFTDEKDPIHRYSAMGIYNVSLEVGNNFDCTDTIVKQLSIAFDKLNPPTVFSPNAPNTEDQEFRLYAEGVLNEGYNLMIFNRWGEVVFESNSQENGWDGKMGNGKFAPSGVYTWVLEYNDFRGELHKQKGNVTLLF, encoded by the coding sequence ATGATAGATATAAAACCGGTATTTCTTTGTTTGCTTTTATGGTTTCTGGGATGTACCGGTTTTGTTTTGGGGCAAAATGTTCCGGTAATTGAGAATACCGACACTGAACCGATTGTTTATTGCTCCGACTCGGTTTATGTAGCCCGTAATATTTCTTTGCAGAATATTCAGATTGATGCCGCAGATAAAGGAATGAAGGTATCGATTGTAAATTATGAACGAGATGAAGACAAGTTGGGTTACGAACCGGTTGCATCGTTAAATTACAATTGGAATAATTCGAAAGGAACGCTGGAAATTAGTGGTACTGCAACCGACGAGCAATATCAGGAAGCCATTTCAAAAGTATATTATTACAATGAGAGCGGAACACGCAGCGTTGGCTTTAGAGAGTTCGCAATTAGTTTGCTTGATGCCGACTATTTGCCGCACACAAAACATTTTTACCAATTTATATCTGACCGTGGTATCCGGTGGACAGAGGCCAAAACAGCAGCTGAAAATCGAACTTATTATGGCTTGCAGGGCTATTTGGCTACAATCCTTTACGGTGTAGAGAATGATTTTATTTATTCTAAAATTGATGGTGTTGGCTGGATTGGTGCCAATGATGCAAAAACACAGGGAGAGTGGATATGGGCTACAGGCCCCGAAGCAGGAACACAGTTCTGGCAGGGCACAAGTGGTGGAACCACTATTGGTGGAAATTATGCGAACTGGAATACCGGAGAACCCAACAATTTAAGAAAATCGTGGGGAGACTATGAAAACTATGCGCACATGGTGGTAGCTCCGGGAAGTAAGGCAAAATCATGGAACGATCTTTCGGATGAAGGCGATAGAAATGATCCCGATGGCTATTATTATCCGCAGGGTTATGTTGTTGAGTTTGGTGGCCTGGAAAACCTTGAGTTACAATTGTCGGCTACAGCATATATAGAAGTGCGTGAAAGCAAGCGTCCGGAGCTCGATTACACAAAAATTCAAACACTTTTTTGCGGTACAATGTCGGCTACTGTTGATCTTATTTTTCTGGATTCTAACCCGTTAGTTGAACTAACACCACTGGATGCCGATGCAACAGTCGACGATGGTTTAACTTTAAAACCAACAATTTCTGTACCCGATTATGGCAAATATTATTTTCAATTAAATACCATTGATCAGGCAAGTTGTCCATATTCCGATACAGTGATGTTTGAGTTTCACAACCAGCCGGAAGCAATTTTTGACCTCGATTCCAACGAGTGTTATGGCTACAATCTTCAGCTGTCGTATATTGGCGAAATCGTTGAAGAGACCGAATTTACCTGGTACTATAATGATGCAGAATTCGATTCGGGAATTGGTTTAGACAGTATTACCCTTCCGTTGGGATTTGAAAATATTGATCGTTCCGTGGCATTAAAAGTAAACGAGCAAGGCTGTATCGATACATCTTCGCCGCAGGAAGTTAAAGTGAAACCTAATATCATTGTTTCGGTTGAGAATCCGGAGGGATGTTCCCCCATAACAGCTGAATTTACTGCCACAACAAATAAACCTGCGGAGACGTACCTCTGGGATTTTAATGATGGAAATACGACTACCGATCAAAGTCCAATACATACATTTCTTAATCCGGATGATGTACGAAAAACATTCGATATAAGCCTTACCGTTATCGATTTGAATGGATGCGAAAATACCGCTGTTTATGATACTTTGGTAAAAGTGTATCCTGTTCCTGCTGCTGGGTTTGATTTTTATCCGGAAGAAGTATTAATTACCAATCCACAGGTAAATTTTACAAATACCTCTCATGCCGCCTCCTTGTATTTCTGGGATTTTGGCGACAGCACTTTTACGGATGAAAAAGACCCGATACACCGCTACAGTGCAATGGGGATTTATAATGTGTCACTCGAAGTTGGTAACAATTTTGATTGTACCGATACGATTGTAAAACAGCTGAGTATTGCTTTTGATAAATTGAATCCGCCAACTGTTTTCTCGCCCAATGCTCCTAACACTGAAGATCAGGAATTCAGGTTGTACGCAGAAGGCGTATTAAATGAAGGATACAACTTAATGATTTTTAATCGTTGGGGTGAAGTTGTTTTCGAGTCGAACAGTCAGGAAAATGGCTGGGACGGCAAAATGGGAAATGGAAAATTTGCTCCTTCCGGAGTGTATACCTGGGTACTGGAATACAATGATTTCAGGGGCGAACTACATAAACAAAAAGGAAATGTAACCTTGTTGTTCTGA
- a CDS encoding PorP/SprF family type IX secretion system membrane protein, producing MNFKRLLLALLLFPCAVFAQDPGYSQFFANPLHLNPAFAGTTELPRMVVNYRNQWPQKGNSFTTYALSYDFLLTKRNAGIGFQAYHDREPNNIITTSSATFAYSYHLQLGLESFLTLGLNAGFVRKQFDTNGLIFPSEIDQLSGVISGSDLANLYEGNKTYPDFAIGAVGQHREVFWGASLYHLTTPDESIQEGDNKGKVPMKITVHAGTRLHRFHHALLSRRFTLSPNILYQQQGSFKQLNLGIYMIEKSFLFGAWFRNNIDTRPDAIIALVGFAREKFQFGYSFDYTLSKLSNYSYGSHELSLTFLLALKVKIKSGTSFLFP from the coding sequence ATGAACTTCAAAAGGCTCTTACTTGCTCTCCTACTATTTCCGTGTGCCGTTTTTGCTCAGGATCCCGGATACTCACAATTTTTTGCTAATCCGCTTCACCTGAACCCTGCTTTTGCAGGCACTACAGAATTGCCAAGAATGGTGGTTAATTACAGGAACCAGTGGCCGCAAAAAGGTAATTCGTTTACCACTTACGCCCTTTCTTATGATTTCCTTTTGACAAAGCGAAATGCAGGTATTGGATTTCAAGCTTATCACGACCGTGAACCCAATAATATAATTACAACAAGTTCAGCAACATTCGCTTATTCTTACCATCTGCAACTGGGATTAGAAAGTTTTTTGACACTGGGCTTAAATGCAGGATTTGTAAGAAAACAATTCGATACAAACGGGTTAATCTTCCCTTCAGAGATTGATCAGCTATCAGGAGTTATTTCCGGCTCGGACCTTGCCAACCTTTATGAAGGTAACAAAACCTACCCCGACTTTGCAATTGGGGCAGTTGGGCAACATCGCGAAGTGTTTTGGGGAGCCAGTCTCTATCATTTAACCACACCAGACGAATCGATCCAAGAGGGCGACAATAAAGGAAAAGTACCTATGAAAATAACAGTGCATGCCGGTACACGCTTACACCGATTTCACCACGCTTTACTTTCGAGGCGCTTTACGCTATCGCCAAATATACTTTACCAGCAACAGGGTTCTTTCAAACAGCTTAATCTTGGAATTTATATGATCGAAAAATCTTTTTTGTTTGGAGCTTGGTTCAGGAATAACATCGATACACGCCCGGATGCAATAATTGCTTTAGTTGGCTTTGCACGAGAGAAATTTCAGTTCGGATATAGTTTCGACTACACCCTGTCAAAGCTTTCCAATTACAGCTACGGGTCGCATGAATTATCACTTACCTTTTTATTGGCGCTAAAGGTGAAGATAAAATCAGGAACAAGCTTCTTATTCCCATGA
- a CDS encoding MATE family efflux transporter has product MKNIDELREAHVGRLMLKYFIPAFIGVFVNALYNIVDRIFIGQGVGAEALSGISVIFPVMLIMMGFGMLIGIGSSVYVSINLGKKDMERAEQTLGTSFILMILASVLIMVVTYSLKVPILRSFGSTEETFQYANDYLDIILGGVVFMVIGFSLNNVIRSEGNARVAMISMLISSVTNIILDPIFIFGLDMGVKGAAYATVISMFVLMLWVLHHFIKSKRAVIRLRVKHLKVNWGITLEILAIGMAPFSMQIAGSFVQGLLNKKLIDFGGDLAVGAMGIINSVLTLVIMAIVALNMASQPIIGFNYGAKSVQRIKDTLKITLIAATLIAVVSYALIEAFPGYIIKVFNNDSEVLYNIATRGLRLVVLALPVVGFQVVASNFFQAIGKAGLSIFATIFRQVIMLIPLIYILPQFLDIDGIWISYPVADIMSALVVGFILYREWKRLPLIVENSDEEKS; this is encoded by the coding sequence ATGAAGAACATTGACGAATTACGTGAGGCCCATGTTGGGCGTCTGATGCTCAAATATTTTATCCCGGCATTTATTGGCGTTTTTGTAAATGCCTTGTACAATATTGTCGATAGGATCTTTATTGGACAAGGCGTTGGAGCAGAAGCATTGTCGGGTATTTCGGTAATTTTTCCGGTAATGCTAATTATGATGGGTTTTGGTATGCTCATTGGGATTGGCAGCAGTGTTTATGTATCCATAAATCTCGGGAAAAAAGACATGGAGAGAGCTGAACAAACACTTGGGACTAGTTTTATTCTCATGATCTTGGCCTCGGTGCTGATTATGGTTGTTACCTATTCGCTGAAAGTGCCAATTTTACGTTCTTTTGGTTCTACTGAAGAAACTTTTCAATATGCGAACGATTACCTTGATATAATTTTGGGCGGAGTTGTTTTTATGGTCATTGGTTTTTCATTGAACAACGTAATTCGCTCCGAAGGAAATGCCCGTGTAGCAATGATTTCAATGCTAATAAGTTCGGTAACCAATATAATTCTCGATCCTATTTTTATTTTTGGTCTCGACATGGGGGTAAAAGGTGCGGCTTACGCAACTGTTATTTCAATGTTTGTTTTAATGCTGTGGGTGCTGCATCATTTTATTAAAAGTAAGCGGGCAGTGATAAGACTTCGGGTAAAACATTTAAAAGTTAACTGGGGAATTACGCTTGAAATTTTGGCAATTGGCATGGCGCCTTTTTCAATGCAAATTGCCGGAAGCTTTGTGCAGGGCTTATTAAATAAAAAGCTGATTGATTTTGGTGGCGATCTGGCTGTTGGTGCAATGGGAATTATTAATTCGGTTCTAACACTGGTAATTATGGCTATTGTTGCCTTAAATATGGCTTCGCAACCGATTATTGGTTTTAATTACGGGGCAAAATCGGTTCAGCGAATAAAAGATACCCTGAAAATTACGCTTATTGCAGCTACACTTATTGCTGTTGTTTCTTATGCTTTAATCGAGGCTTTTCCCGGTTATATTATTAAGGTTTTTAATAACGATAGCGAAGTGCTGTACAATATTGCTACCCGCGGATTACGTTTGGTTGTTCTTGCCTTGCCTGTGGTTGGGTTTCAAGTGGTGGCTTCCAATTTCTTTCAGGCAATTGGTAAAGCCGGGCTGTCTATCTTTGCAACAATTTTCCGACAGGTGATCATGTTAATACCGCTTATTTATATATTACCTCAGTTTCTTGATATTGACGGGATTTGGATTAGCTACCCGGTGGCAGATATAATGTCGGCCCTTGTGGTGGGATTTATTCTTTACCGCGAGTGGAAACGACTACCTTTAATTGTTGAAAACAGCGATGAAGAAAAAAGCTAA